The DNA segment TCAGGCGCGGGGACAAGTATCAGACGGTCGAATCTGCCTGGTCTTAAAACAGCTGGGTCAAGGATATCAGGTCTATTCGTTGAAGCGATTACAATCACTCCTTTAGTCTCCTGCATGCCATCCATCTCAGCTAACAGCTGGTTCACAACACTCTCATACAGCCTAGTCCCCTCTATTATACCGCGTCTAGGGGCTATAGCATCTAATTCATCAAAGTAGACGATCGCGGGAGCAGCTGTCCTAGCTTTACGGAAAATCTCCCTTATTGCTTTCTCTGATTCACCCACCCATTTAGAGAAGATCTCCGGGCCTCTAACAGATATGAAGTTCGCTTGACTCTCATTCGCAATCGCCTTAGCTAGTAAAGTTTTACCGCAACCAGGTGGACCGAATAAGAGAATACCTCTAGGGGGTCGAATCCCCATCTTAGTAAATAACTCAGGATATTTTAAAGGCCACTCAACAGCTTCAATTAACTCCTGTTTCACATCATCTAAACCGCCGATATCCGTCCATCTAACCTTAGGAATCTCAATTAAAACCTCTCTTAAAGCTGAGGGCTCAATGATTTTAAGCGCGTCTTCGAAGTCTTTTCTCGTAACAAACAGGGTTTCCAAGATCTCCTTCGGGATCTGCGGAGCGTCTAAGTTGATCTTCGGTAGAATCCTCCGCATCGCATTTATCGCCGCCTCCCTACATAAAGCAGCTAAATCCGCCCCCACGAATCCGTGTGTGATCTCAGCTAGTTTATCTATATCCACATCGCTTGCAAGAGGCATACCCCGTGTGTGAATCTCTAAAATCTGTTTACGCCCCTCCGTAGTAGGCACACCGATTTCAATCTCACGGTCAAAGCGCCCCGGTCTTCTCAAAGCAGGGTCTAGAGCGTTAATCCTATTAGTCGCTCCTATCACAATAACCCTGCCTCTCCCTTTAAGACCGTCCATCAAAGCTAATAGTTGAGCTACAACCCGACGTTCAACTTCACCAGTAACCTCCTCTCTTTTAGGGGCGATGGAGTCTATTTCATCAATAAATATAATGCTAGGCGCGTTTTTCTCAGCTTCCTGGAATACTTCTCTAAGGCGTTGTTCAGATTCACCGTAGAATTTACTCATAACCTCAGGTCCGTTAATTGCGATGAAATGAGCGTCTGATTCGTTAGCCACAGCCTTAGCCAGCAGTGTTTTACCAGTCCCAGGGGGACCGTGCAGTAACACGCCTTTAGGCGGGTCTATGCCGAGGCGTTGAAATAGCTCAGGGTATTTTAGAGGAAGCTCCACCATTTCTCTAATACGTAAGATCACATCGTCGATACCGCCTACATCCTCATATGTTACCACAGGCATAGTAGGCGCTCTAACCGCTTTCTCTTCTACGATAATCTCGGTTTTAGAAGTTATTTGAACAATATCACCGGGCACGGTCTGCAACACGGTTAACCTGATCTCGCCTAAAGCGAAAGGCACGCGGCTTCTAAAGAAAGAAGCTAAAGTCGTGATATCCGGTCTCTGAGGCGCCATAGGACCTGTTATACTAATAATATCTCCTTTAGTAACAGGACGGTTCATTAAATTTTGTTTAATGACCTCACCTTCAACGACCAATCTAACATCGTTTTGAATAGGGGCTAAAACCACTCTCTCAGCTGGGCTGGTATTAGCTTTACGCACCTTCACATATTCGCCGATACCTACACCAGCGTTAGCCCTCATCAAACCATCCATTCGAATAATATTCATACCAGCATCTTCAATACGACCCCTAACAACAACAGCCCCCGTCTTCTTCTTCGAGCCTTCAATCTCCAAGATATCCCCGGAGGAGACTTTCAAAACATCCATAATCGAGGAGTCTATTCTAACAATACCCCGCCCCACATATCTTTTATCTAACTCTGCAACCTTTAACTCAACTTCTTCACTCATCAAACTAACCTCCGTAGATAATAAGATGAATTAAACACTGGTAACCGCTAGCATGCTAAAGGAATCAAATACACGAGAGCGTTAAACCTGTAACCTAACCCTTAACATTTAGTAACCTTTTCGCTTAATAATTTTTACCATACAGGCGCCTAGCAGCCGATTATATTAAATACGTCTAAAAATAGAGTTAATACAATCCGGCTTTTAAACTTAAACTTAAGATATCGAAAAGTTTATTTATTTAAATCGTCGGATATAACACAGTTATAAAGGTGAACAAGTTGCATGAAATAATAAGCCGGCGCGAGAAAAAAAATAAAATAAAAACCCTCTTAAAAGAAATACATGAAAACCCTCAATCCACAGAATTAAAAAATGAATTGAAGAAAATAGTGTGTGATCTCCAACCCTCTGAAATCGCGGCGATAGAAGAAGAGCTAGTTAAAGAAGGGATGAGCAGAGAGGAATTACAGAAATTCTGCGACGTACACTTAGAAGTGTTCAAAGAAGCATTAGATAAAGAGCAGCCGATCGCCCCTGAAGGTCACCCGATAAGAATACTAATGGA comes from the Candidatus Odinarchaeum yellowstonii genome and includes:
- a CDS encoding CDC48 family AAA ATPase, encoding MSEEVELKVAELDKRYVGRGIVRIDSSIMDVLKVSSGDILEIEGSKKKTGAVVVRGRIEDAGMNIIRMDGLMRANAGVGIGEYVKVRKANTSPAERVVLAPIQNDVRLVVEGEVIKQNLMNRPVTKGDIISITGPMAPQRPDITTLASFFRSRVPFALGEIRLTVLQTVPGDIVQITSKTEIIVEEKAVRAPTMPVVTYEDVGGIDDVILRIREMVELPLKYPELFQRLGIDPPKGVLLHGPPGTGKTLLAKAVANESDAHFIAINGPEVMSKFYGESEQRLREVFQEAEKNAPSIIFIDEIDSIAPKREEVTGEVERRVVAQLLALMDGLKGRGRVIVIGATNRINALDPALRRPGRFDREIEIGVPTTEGRKQILEIHTRGMPLASDVDIDKLAEITHGFVGADLAALCREAAINAMRRILPKINLDAPQIPKEILETLFVTRKDFEDALKIIEPSALREVLIEIPKVRWTDIGGLDDVKQELIEAVEWPLKYPELFTKMGIRPPRGILLFGPPGCGKTLLAKAIANESQANFISVRGPEIFSKWVGESEKAIREIFRKARTAAPAIVYFDELDAIAPRRGIIEGTRLYESVVNQLLAEMDGMQETKGVIVIASTNRPDILDPAVLRPGRFDRLILVPAPDKASRRKIFEVHTAKMPLAEDVDLDELVNRTENFSGADIENLCREAGMMAVRENRDSSKVSMKHFEKALAKITPSITPELIKQYEKLAESLRGVKIELKPTYLG